In Prevotella sp. oral taxon 475, one DNA window encodes the following:
- a CDS encoding GH92 family glycosyl hydrolase yields the protein MIHLRKKLFSFLLASAVTAWCHAEGFTRYVNPLMGTHSSMELSNGNTYPTVCLPFGMNNWAPHTGKLGNGFLYTYQDNYLYGFKQTHQASLWINDYGQLSVMPITRRDNFTEERRRSWFSHKTEIALPHYYHAYLGDAQAHVELTPTERAAAFRMQFNGGDSAYVVIDACDGGSYVRLIPEERRIVGYSTKNNGGVGTGFKNFFVITFNRPFLNAIIWKDKQLLDGEREQQGPHVGAVVGFDLKRGETVEMHIATSYISEKQAEVNLQEIGNKSFDEVKAKAEQTWDAELAKVSVRGGTDDEMRTFYTCLYRMLIFPRKFYEIDAKGDTLHYSPYNGRIMPGILYADNGFWDTFRAQFPFLNLMYPNIVTEILRGLENVYKESGWLPEWFSPGHRDCMIGQHSASVIADAYLKGIRGFDIDLLYEAICKSTNSVGPVSSVGRKGFAQYNTLGYVPCDVDINQNVSRTLEYAYDDFCIYRLAHALNRPKKEQETFRQRSLNYRHLFDKSIGLMRPKDSKGRFLTPFDPYRWGEHFTEGNSWQYTWFVPHDIPGLQKLMGGEAKFVEKLDSVFSQTQRYDISYYKRGIIHLIREMQNADMGQYAHLNEPMHHVPYLYAFCQPWKTQRLVRTIMSRLYAPRPDGYCGDEDNGQMSAWYVFSALGFYPLSPISGEYAVGSPLFRQATLHLPNGKTIHIAAPQNSSTHVYVSQFLLNGKPYSGSFIKHSELMKGAKIEFKMSAEKTHPIKKN from the coding sequence ATGATTCATTTACGCAAAAAACTCTTCTCCTTTCTCTTGGCCTCTGCTGTCACGGCATGGTGTCATGCCGAGGGATTCACCCGCTATGTCAACCCATTGATGGGCACACATTCGAGCATGGAACTCTCTAATGGCAACACCTACCCAACCGTTTGCCTGCCTTTCGGCATGAACAACTGGGCACCACACACGGGAAAACTGGGCAATGGCTTTCTGTATACCTACCAAGACAACTACCTCTACGGCTTTAAGCAGACCCATCAAGCCAGCCTCTGGATCAACGATTACGGTCAGCTATCGGTCATGCCCATAACGCGGCGCGACAACTTTACCGAAGAACGCCGCCGCAGTTGGTTCTCACACAAAACAGAAATTGCCCTTCCGCACTATTATCACGCCTATCTGGGCGATGCGCAAGCCCATGTGGAGCTGACACCCACCGAGCGTGCAGCGGCATTCAGGATGCAGTTTAACGGCGGCGACAGTGCATACGTGGTGATAGATGCCTGCGATGGTGGGTCGTATGTCAGGCTGATACCGGAAGAAAGGCGTATCGTGGGCTATTCTACTAAGAACAATGGCGGCGTAGGCACGGGGTTTAAAAACTTCTTCGTGATCACCTTCAACCGCCCTTTCCTCAATGCCATCATCTGGAAAGACAAGCAACTGCTGGATGGCGAGCGCGAACAGCAGGGGCCACACGTGGGAGCCGTGGTGGGTTTCGACCTGAAACGGGGCGAAACCGTAGAGATGCACATCGCCACTTCGTACATAAGCGAGAAACAAGCAGAGGTGAATTTGCAAGAGATTGGCAATAAAAGCTTCGATGAAGTGAAGGCAAAGGCCGAACAAACCTGGGACGCGGAATTGGCCAAAGTTAGCGTGAGGGGCGGCACCGACGATGAGATGCGCACCTTCTATACCTGTCTTTATCGCATGTTGATCTTCCCGCGCAAGTTCTACGAGATAGATGCTAAGGGCGACACCCTGCATTACAGTCCCTATAATGGGCGCATCATGCCTGGCATCCTGTATGCCGACAATGGCTTTTGGGACACATTCAGGGCGCAATTCCCTTTTCTCAACCTGATGTATCCCAACATCGTGACCGAGATTTTACGCGGGTTGGAAAACGTCTATAAGGAAAGCGGATGGCTGCCTGAATGGTTCAGCCCTGGTCATCGCGACTGTATGATTGGTCAACATTCGGCATCGGTCATCGCCGATGCTTACCTCAAAGGCATTCGCGGGTTCGACATCGATCTGCTTTACGAGGCCATCTGCAAAAGCACCAACAGCGTTGGACCGGTTAGTTCGGTTGGCAGGAAGGGGTTTGCCCAATACAATACACTGGGATATGTGCCTTGCGATGTGGACATTAACCAAAACGTGTCGCGCACGTTGGAGTATGCCTACGACGACTTTTGCATCTATCGTCTGGCCCATGCACTGAACCGCCCCAAGAAAGAGCAAGAAACCTTTCGTCAAAGAAGCCTCAACTATCGCCACTTGTTCGACAAGAGCATCGGATTGATGCGCCCCAAAGACAGCAAAGGGCGTTTCTTGACTCCCTTCGATCCCTATCGTTGGGGCGAACACTTTACCGAAGGCAACAGCTGGCAATACACTTGGTTTGTTCCGCACGACATCCCCGGATTGCAAAAGCTGATGGGCGGAGAGGCAAAGTTTGTGGAAAAACTCGACTCGGTGTTCTCGCAAACCCAGCGTTACGACATTTCTTATTATAAGCGTGGCATCATTCATCTCATCCGCGAGATGCAGAATGCCGACATGGGACAATACGCCCATCTGAACGAACCTATGCATCACGTGCCCTATCTCTACGCCTTCTGTCAGCCGTGGAAGACGCAACGCCTTGTGCGAACCATCATGTCGCGACTTTATGCGCCACGCCCCGACGGCTATTGTGGCGACGAAGACAATGGACAGATGTCTGCTTGGTACGTATTCTCTGCTTTGGGTTTCTATCCTTTATCACCCATTAGTGGCGAATATGCTGTGGGCAGTCCGCTGTTTAGGCAAGCCACCTTGCACCTTCCCAATGGAAAAACCATCCACATTGCCGCCCCGCAAAACAGCTCCACACATGTCTATGTATCGCAATTCTTGCTGAATGGGAAACCATACAGTGGCTCATTCATCAAGCATAGCGAGCTGATGAAAGGTGCAAAAATAGAATTCAAGATGAGTGCGGAGAAAACTCATCCCATCAAAAAAAATTAA